A portion of the Sulfurospirillum diekertiae genome contains these proteins:
- the crcB gene encoding fluoride efflux transporter CrcB has protein sequence MMYSLIAIFTGAGFGALLRWFLGMKLNSFYPSLPLGTLGANLLGGYMIGLAIAFFSNNTSLSPEWRLLIITGFLGGLTTFSTFSAEMVVLIQEQKLTTLFIGLALHVGGSLIMTLLGLATFSLLTHKGIA, from the coding sequence ATGATGTACTCACTTATAGCAATTTTTACAGGTGCTGGTTTTGGAGCACTACTTCGTTGGTTTTTAGGCATGAAACTCAATAGTTTCTATCCTTCACTTCCATTAGGAACATTAGGGGCTAATTTATTAGGTGGCTACATGATAGGATTAGCCATTGCTTTTTTTAGTAACAATACATCACTTTCTCCTGAATGGAGACTTTTAATCATTACAGGCTTTTTAGGAGGCTTAACAACGTTTAGCACCTTTAGTGCAGAGATGGTTGTGCTTATCCAGGAACAAAAACTCACAACACTTTTTATAGGCTTAGCTTTACATGTAGGCGGTTCACTTATCATGACGCTTTTAGGCTTGGCAACATTTTCATTACTCACACACAAAGGAATTGCATGA
- a CDS encoding sulfite exporter TauE/SafE family protein, which yields MKKESLHTHVPFKSFLGGLSVSTLGGLIGLGGAEFRLPLLVGYFGFSTLLAIMINKLTSLATVLFSLIFRVYYTGAIDLYANMSTVIVLLIGSMIGAWLGAHYACLLHERFLNKLIAFILVILSLSMISSHLYVIELYPTAVLTGVSLQCIGFIAGIFIGVIAAILGVAGGEFLIPTLMLLYGFDMKIAGTLSLCISLPTMIVAFIRYSRNQVFSQLKEHKKFILFMVIGSFVGSLIGAYVLQFIHSQWLVWILGIILMLSAIKVFSHSKKSS from the coding sequence ATGAAAAAAGAATCCTTGCACACACACGTACCTTTTAAATCTTTCTTAGGCGGGTTATCTGTTTCAACCTTGGGAGGTTTAATAGGTCTTGGTGGTGCAGAATTTCGGTTACCTCTTTTAGTGGGGTACTTTGGATTTAGTACCTTGTTAGCCATTATGATTAATAAGCTCACTTCCCTTGCAACGGTTCTTTTCTCATTAATATTTCGCGTTTATTATACAGGAGCTATCGATCTTTACGCCAATATGAGCACCGTCATTGTTCTATTAATAGGTTCAATGATAGGAGCATGGCTTGGCGCACATTATGCCTGTTTACTTCACGAACGCTTTTTAAATAAGCTCATTGCTTTTATTTTAGTCATTTTATCCCTTAGTATGATAAGCTCGCATCTGTATGTTATTGAACTCTATCCGACAGCTGTATTGACAGGAGTAAGCTTACAATGTATTGGATTTATAGCTGGGATTTTTATTGGAGTTATAGCAGCTATTTTAGGTGTTGCAGGAGGTGAGTTTTTAATTCCTACCCTGATGTTACTGTATGGGTTTGATATGAAAATTGCAGGTACTTTATCGCTTTGTATCTCTTTGCCCACTATGATAGTTGCATTTATTCGTTATTCTCGTAATCAGGTTTTTTCTCAGTTGAAAGAGCACAAGAAATTTATTCTATTTATGGTCATAGGTTCTTTTGTAGGCTCACTCATAGGCGCATACGTTCTTCAGTTTATTCACTCCCAATGGCTTGTATGGATTTTGGGCATTATTTTAATGCTATCTGCAATTAAAGTATTCTCTCACAGTAAAAAATCATCCTAA
- a CDS encoding ArsR/SmtB family transcription factor: protein MDVFLKTVGALNDETRVQILAFIAHKGEVCVCDIESSFNMIQSRISRHLKILKDAGFLKVDRRGKWAYYAIRSPLDRFRLACLEEISYLELNLPQNSSTCKGVS from the coding sequence ATGGATGTTTTTTTAAAGACCGTTGGAGCGCTCAACGATGAGACACGCGTTCAAATTTTAGCGTTTATTGCACATAAGGGCGAGGTATGCGTATGCGACATCGAAAGTTCGTTTAATATGATTCAATCACGCATCTCAAGACACTTGAAAATTCTCAAAGATGCAGGGTTTTTAAAGGTAGATAGGCGAGGGAAATGGGCGTATTACGCTATTCGCTCACCTCTGGATCGTTTTCGTTTGGCATGTTTAGAGGAGATAAGCTACCTTGAATTAAACCTGCCTCAAAATAGTTCTACATGTAAAGGTGTATCATGA
- the arsD gene encoding arsenite efflux transporter metallochaperone ArsD, whose translation MKRLEIFDPAMCCSTGVCGPSIDSELMRISTTINSLKEKRIVIKRHGLSTEPQDFVSNKTMNALLQKEGVDILPVTLLDGEVVKTKTYPTNEELSQWLEVKIASESPWKSNSSCCGPKGCC comes from the coding sequence ATGAAACGATTAGAGATATTTGATCCGGCGATGTGTTGCTCAACAGGCGTATGTGGACCTTCTATTGATTCCGAATTGATGAGAATATCAACAACGATTAATTCACTTAAAGAAAAACGCATTGTGATTAAACGACATGGTCTCTCTACGGAGCCACAAGATTTTGTGAGCAATAAAACCATGAATGCACTTCTCCAAAAAGAGGGAGTGGATATTTTACCTGTCACGCTTTTAGATGGTGAAGTGGTGAAAACAAAAACGTATCCTACCAATGAAGAGTTATCACAATGGTTGGAAGTAAAAATAGCAAGCGAATCACCATGGAAATCAAACAGTTCATGTTGCGGACCGAAAGGATGTTGTTAA
- a CDS encoding arsenate reductase (azurin) small subunit, whose translation MVSIEEKKSRRGFLKFSALGLSAVVAAPALIAGDAHPTMSVYGGYTKNRVGSLAQLKKEGELDFSYPDGNALCKAVYVNNEVKAYSIICTHKGCPTVYNQEKAMFECPCHFTKYDAKKDGQMVIGHATGGLPRVLLEINGDDIFAIGVDGLIFGRINNNVG comes from the coding sequence ATGGTGAGTATAGAAGAGAAAAAAAGCAGAAGAGGATTTTTAAAATTCTCTGCTTTGGGACTTAGCGCAGTAGTGGCTGCCCCCGCACTCATTGCAGGTGATGCACACCCTACAATGTCTGTGTATGGAGGTTACACAAAAAATAGAGTTGGCTCCTTGGCGCAACTCAAAAAAGAAGGTGAGCTTGATTTTTCTTATCCTGATGGAAACGCTTTGTGTAAAGCTGTCTATGTTAATAATGAAGTCAAAGCGTACAGCATTATCTGCACACATAAAGGCTGTCCAACCGTTTACAATCAAGAGAAAGCAATGTTTGAGTGCCCTTGTCACTTTACAAAGTATGACGCAAAAAAAGATGGACAAATGGTCATCGGTCATGCGACAGGCGGACTGCCACGTGTGCTTTTAGAGATCAATGGCGATGACATCTTTGCCATTGGCGTCGATGGTCTTATTTTTGGCCGCATCAACAACAACGTAGGTTAA
- a CDS encoding MFS transporter, with translation MEDINKNIVALGVNSFFTDFATEMILPLLPLFLERFLHATKSDIGMIEGFAELGVAMLIAFSGFLSDKLGHRKMLTIIGYGFSNLIKPLAYFASSALMVGMVRVGDRFGKGVRTAPRDALISAFTPSHRSGFVFGFHKMMDSAGAIAGSLTAFLCLQFYGESETTFRFVFALSFVPGVLAVLILIVFVSDVRAEPIPFRSFRPFALSKEFYMLVAFQVAFSLVAMNYSFMVLKSGDNGLALMMIPLAYTLYNATQSFFAIPIGKIADRVGKPLMLSLIYTIFGLSAWIMTWQTPMSAWIAFGSYGVFAAGFNALAKAIISDTTPKALKASAYGIYYGCVGIATFISLAMAGYIWDHYDAQVLFQGVAIGAISLAVILFFFRKILTIKIEK, from the coding sequence ATGGAAGATATTAATAAAAATATTGTAGCCTTAGGTGTAAATAGCTTCTTCACTGATTTTGCAACAGAAATGATTCTCCCTCTCTTACCGCTTTTTTTAGAACGATTCTTACATGCCACAAAATCTGATATTGGAATGATTGAAGGGTTCGCGGAACTTGGGGTAGCGATGCTCATTGCTTTTTCAGGATTTTTGTCCGACAAATTGGGGCATCGAAAAATGCTAACGATTATAGGCTATGGGTTTTCAAATCTAATTAAGCCTTTGGCATATTTTGCAAGTAGTGCACTGATGGTTGGTATGGTACGGGTGGGAGATCGTTTTGGTAAAGGTGTAAGAACTGCACCAAGAGATGCCTTGATTTCTGCATTTACTCCATCACACAGAAGTGGTTTTGTGTTTGGTTTTCATAAAATGATGGACAGTGCAGGAGCCATTGCTGGTTCTTTAACTGCATTTTTATGTTTACAATTTTATGGAGAAAGTGAAACCACATTTCGATTTGTTTTTGCGCTGAGTTTTGTTCCTGGCGTCTTAGCCGTATTGATACTAATCGTATTTGTTTCAGACGTTAGAGCTGAACCTATTCCTTTTCGCTCTTTTAGACCTTTTGCACTATCTAAAGAATTTTATATGCTTGTTGCCTTCCAAGTGGCATTTAGTTTAGTTGCAATGAATTATTCGTTTATGGTTTTAAAGTCTGGTGACAATGGACTTGCTTTAATGATGATCCCCTTAGCTTATACACTTTACAATGCAACGCAATCATTTTTTGCTATTCCTATTGGGAAAATAGCTGATCGTGTGGGAAAACCTTTGATGCTAAGTCTTATATACACTATCTTTGGTTTATCTGCGTGGATAATGACATGGCAGACTCCAATGAGTGCTTGGATAGCTTTTGGATCCTATGGTGTGTTTGCCGCTGGGTTTAATGCTTTGGCAAAAGCGATTATCTCCGATACAACGCCAAAAGCACTCAAGGCTTCAGCGTATGGTATCTATTATGGTTGTGTAGGTATTGCAACATTTATTTCTTTGGCAATGGCAGGTTATATTTGGGATCATTACGATGCCCAAGTTCTCTTCCAAGGTGTTGCGATAGGGGCAATTTCATTGGCAGTAATTTTATTTTTTTTTAGAAAAATTCTTACAATAAAAATTGAAAAATAA
- a CDS encoding arsenic transporter — MILASLIFLITLVFVIWQPRGLQIGTTAVIGALCALLVGVVSFSDVLIVTGIVWDATLAFIGIIILSMVLDEIGFFEWCAIQMAKLSGGNGHLMFVYSILLGSFISALFANDGAALILTPILLAQMRILKLGAKAIIAFLLAGGFISDSASLPFVFSNLTNIVTANYFHIGFTKYLSVMFVPYIASTLISIIVLWFFLRKDIVAQVDISLLKNPDDALKSKPLFYIAWLFLALLLASYFVGDLYHLPISVFALGGGLLFLVIANAFKVVHPKKIITTAPWQVVWFSIGLYIVVYGLKNAGLTEYLTFILKDLNTRGDTIAIVGTGFIAAALSAVMNNMPTVMIMDIALQDIPNTALAYANIIGCNLGPKMTPFGSLATLLWLHVLAQKGVKIAFWEYSKFGLLVTPPILLLVLLSL; from the coding sequence ATGATTTTAGCGTCTCTTATTTTTTTAATCACATTGGTGTTTGTCATTTGGCAACCAAGAGGATTGCAAATTGGCACAACTGCTGTCATCGGAGCACTTTGTGCACTTCTTGTAGGTGTCGTTAGTTTTTCAGACGTGCTGATCGTTACAGGCATTGTTTGGGATGCAACGTTAGCATTTATTGGGATTATTATTCTCTCCATGGTACTTGATGAGATCGGCTTTTTTGAGTGGTGTGCGATACAAATGGCAAAACTTTCTGGTGGTAATGGACATTTGATGTTTGTCTATTCCATTCTTTTAGGATCTTTCATCTCAGCACTGTTTGCAAATGATGGTGCCGCACTTATATTAACACCTATTTTATTGGCACAAATGCGAATTTTAAAACTGGGTGCTAAAGCGATTATCGCGTTTTTACTCGCAGGTGGATTTATTAGCGATTCGGCTTCACTTCCTTTTGTCTTTTCAAATCTCACAAACATCGTAACCGCTAATTATTTTCATATCGGATTTACAAAGTACCTAAGTGTAATGTTTGTACCATATATTGCAAGTACTCTTATTTCGATTATTGTTCTATGGTTTTTTCTGCGAAAAGACATTGTTGCGCAAGTGGATATCTCTTTACTGAAAAATCCTGATGATGCTCTCAAGAGTAAGCCACTTTTTTACATTGCATGGTTATTTTTAGCACTTCTTTTGGCAAGTTATTTTGTGGGTGATTTATATCATCTTCCAATTTCTGTATTTGCGCTTGGGGGCGGTCTTTTATTCTTGGTTATTGCCAACGCATTTAAAGTTGTGCATCCTAAAAAAATTATCACTACGGCTCCATGGCAAGTAGTGTGGTTTAGTATAGGGCTTTATATCGTAGTGTATGGGCTGAAAAATGCAGGATTAACCGAGTATCTCACATTCATTCTCAAAGACTTAAATACAAGAGGCGATACCATCGCCATTGTCGGGACAGGCTTTATCGCCGCTGCTCTGAGTGCAGTGATGAACAATATGCCTACGGTTATGATTATGGATATTGCACTACAAGATATTCCTAATACCGCTTTAGCCTACGCCAATATCATTGGGTGCAACCTAGGACCTAAAATGACACCATTTGGCTCTTTGGCGACGCTTTTGTGGTTACATGTTTTGGCACAAAAAGGGGTGAAAATCGCTTTTTGGGAATACTCAAAGTTTGGACTTTTAGTCACACCTCCCATATTGCTTTTGGTATTGCTCAGTTTATAA
- a CDS encoding arsenate reductase ArsC — translation MKKVLILCTGNSCRSIIAEALVNARLEGIEAYSAGVRASGKVNAYAKQVLEEEGIWKEEYHSKALDEVINLDFDLVVTVCDHANETCPMFPKPIPKIHVGFADPDGKDYGAFVLTYKAIEAELLPIIKEKLS, via the coding sequence ATGAAAAAAGTACTAATTTTATGCACAGGAAACAGTTGTCGAAGCATCATTGCTGAAGCTTTGGTCAATGCTCGATTAGAAGGCATTGAAGCTTACAGTGCGGGTGTACGTGCGAGTGGTAAAGTGAATGCTTATGCGAAACAAGTTTTAGAAGAAGAGGGCATTTGGAAAGAAGAATATCACTCTAAAGCATTGGATGAAGTCATCAATCTTGACTTCGACTTAGTGGTTACCGTGTGCGATCATGCCAACGAAACGTGCCCAATGTTTCCTAAACCCATTCCTAAAATTCATGTGGGATTTGCTGATCCTGATGGTAAAGATTATGGGGCATTCGTTCTCACTTATAAGGCGATTGAAGCTGAGTTATTGCCGATTATCAAAGAAAAACTCTCATGA
- a CDS encoding cytochrome c biogenesis CcdA family protein: MNLEQMLIEMTSQFGAWAIVASFGIGLLTSLAPCSIITLPLLAGSALGLSGDLSSKQKKIFIYQYSLLFVLGLVISFSLLMLLVSKMGMMLSLAPFWAYLLAALATFTVVAYALGWIQGFDKDKVARKFLRFKLFGAVIIGLIFGLVSTPCASAPLVAIITIASQSGWVYSYVLVLAFALGHGMLLLVAGTSLGFTQSVVSSKKISTLSRFINSFFIVVLVGIGVYFLYQTYLVF; the protein is encoded by the coding sequence ATGAATTTGGAGCAGATGCTCATTGAAATGACCTCGCAGTTTGGGGCATGGGCGATTGTTGCCTCGTTTGGTATTGGTCTTTTAACCTCGCTGGCTCCATGTTCCATCATCACCTTGCCTCTGCTTGCTGGTAGTGCTTTGGGACTTTCAGGCGATCTCAGTTCAAAGCAGAAAAAAATCTTTATTTACCAATACTCTCTCCTGTTTGTTTTGGGGTTGGTCATCAGTTTTTCACTGTTGATGCTTCTTGTCTCGAAAATGGGCATGATGCTCTCCCTTGCCCCCTTTTGGGCGTATTTGCTCGCGGCACTTGCGACATTTACGGTGGTGGCGTATGCGCTTGGATGGATTCAAGGCTTTGATAAAGACAAAGTGGCACGAAAATTTTTACGATTTAAACTTTTTGGAGCCGTCATCATTGGGCTGATTTTTGGACTGGTGAGTACACCCTGTGCGTCTGCACCTTTGGTAGCCATTATCACTATCGCCTCTCAAAGCGGTTGGGTTTATTCGTATGTGTTGGTTTTGGCGTTTGCATTGGGACATGGCATGTTGCTCTTGGTGGCAGGAACTTCGCTTGGATTTACGCAAAGTGTGGTTTCCAGTAAAAAAATAAGCACACTTAGCCGCTTTATCAATAGCTTTTTTATTGTGGTCTTGGTGGGGATTGGCGTTTATTTTCTCTACCAAACGTATCTTGTATTTTAG
- a CDS encoding arsenate reductase ArsC, translated as MIKVLFVCIHNSARSQIAEELLKKYGGENFGVQSAGLEPGILNPLAVEVLKEEGIDITGKQTQSVFDIFKEGKLFNYVVTVCDEGNSQRCPIFPGQTSRIHWSFKDPSSFTGTYEENLAQTRAVKEEIKEAVLAFIEMIDIKTKRIQQRCVFNLETIQLF; from the coding sequence ATGATCAAGGTTTTATTTGTATGTATTCACAATAGTGCACGTAGTCAAATAGCAGAAGAGCTGCTCAAAAAATACGGTGGAGAGAACTTTGGTGTCCAAAGTGCAGGCTTGGAACCTGGTATTTTAAATCCTTTAGCGGTTGAAGTACTTAAAGAAGAAGGTATTGATATAACAGGTAAACAAACGCAATCAGTGTTTGATATTTTTAAAGAAGGAAAATTGTTTAACTATGTTGTTACAGTATGTGATGAAGGGAATAGCCAGAGATGTCCAATTTTCCCAGGTCAAACAAGTCGTATTCATTGGAGTTTTAAAGACCCTAGTAGTTTTACAGGAACGTATGAAGAAAATTTAGCGCAAACTAGAGCAGTGAAAGAGGAGATTAAAGAAGCGGTTTTAGCGTTTATTGAGATGATTGACATAAAAACTAAACGCATACAACAAAGATGCGTTTTTAATTTAGAAACTATTCAATTATTTTAA
- the arsA gene encoding arsenical pump-driving ATPase: MFFTGKGGVGKTSTACAVAVSLADSGKKVLLISTDPASNLQDVFNTELDGKGVAIAGVTGLMVANLNPEEAARQYRESVVAPYRGKLPQSVIENMEEQLSGSCTVEIAAFDQFSNFITDEKTEQLYDHIIFDTAPTGHTLRMLQLPSAWSNFISESTHGASCLGQLSGLEDKKNIYKEAVLNLADKTKTTLILVSRPEETPLLEAERSSLELSELGINNQILIINGVLGEASDEVSQQLLDKHQNALAKMPEGLKKLGIFLIPLRSYNILGLENIRAFFKRDDYAKAASYAKPVGLQGLDVLIDDIYTTGKKVIFTMGKGGVGKTTIAASIALALSQKGVKVHLTSTDPANHLKYSIEGAPLITLSKIDEKQELLNYQNEVLSKARESMSEEDVAYVEEDLRSPCTQEIAVFRAFAEIVDKAQNEVVIIDTAPTGHTLLLLDSTQSYHKEVQRTKGETPLSVQRLLPRLRDVAQTEVIIVTLPEATPVFEAQRLREDLTRAGIHNKWWVVNQCLSMTNTQNPMLIARAVAEYQWLEKVKNISQGNVVALPWLENASIENINLTCKGEK, from the coding sequence CTGTTTTTCACAGGAAAAGGTGGTGTTGGCAAAACCTCCACCGCGTGTGCCGTAGCGGTTTCTTTAGCAGATAGTGGTAAAAAAGTTCTCCTAATTAGCACCGATCCTGCATCTAATTTGCAAGATGTTTTTAATACAGAACTTGACGGCAAAGGGGTAGCAATTGCAGGTGTAACAGGGTTGATGGTGGCAAATCTCAATCCAGAAGAAGCCGCAAGGCAGTACCGAGAATCGGTTGTCGCACCTTACCGTGGAAAGTTGCCACAAAGCGTGATTGAAAATATGGAAGAGCAGTTATCAGGTTCTTGTACGGTTGAAATTGCAGCCTTTGATCAATTTTCTAACTTTATAACCGATGAAAAAACAGAGCAGTTGTATGACCATATCATCTTTGATACGGCGCCAACTGGGCATACGCTTCGTATGTTGCAGTTGCCTTCAGCATGGAGTAATTTCATCAGTGAAAGTACCCATGGTGCATCGTGTTTAGGACAATTATCAGGGCTTGAAGATAAAAAAAATATCTATAAAGAGGCTGTTTTAAATCTTGCAGATAAAACCAAAACAACACTCATTTTGGTTTCAAGACCTGAAGAAACTCCTTTACTTGAAGCGGAGCGTTCCAGCCTTGAGCTTAGTGAGTTAGGGATCAATAACCAGATTTTAATTATCAATGGAGTGCTTGGTGAAGCCAGTGATGAAGTATCGCAACAATTATTAGATAAACACCAAAATGCTCTTGCAAAAATGCCTGAGGGGTTGAAAAAACTAGGAATTTTCTTGATTCCACTGCGTTCTTACAATATTTTAGGGCTTGAAAATATCCGAGCTTTTTTTAAACGTGATGATTATGCCAAAGCAGCTTCCTATGCTAAACCTGTTGGATTGCAAGGCTTAGACGTTCTGATTGACGATATTTACACAACAGGTAAAAAAGTTATCTTTACGATGGGAAAAGGGGGCGTGGGTAAAACGACCATTGCCGCAAGTATTGCTTTAGCGCTTTCGCAAAAAGGCGTTAAAGTGCATCTGACCTCCACTGACCCAGCCAATCATCTTAAGTACAGTATCGAAGGTGCACCTTTAATAACATTGAGCAAGATAGATGAAAAACAAGAGTTGTTAAACTATCAAAACGAAGTCCTAAGCAAAGCCAGAGAGAGCATGAGTGAAGAAGATGTTGCGTATGTTGAAGAAGATTTACGCTCTCCTTGTACCCAAGAGATCGCTGTGTTTAGAGCCTTTGCCGAGATAGTTGATAAAGCACAAAATGAAGTGGTCATCATCGATACCGCACCCACTGGACATACACTTTTACTGCTTGATTCGACGCAAAGTTACCATAAAGAGGTTCAACGTACCAAAGGGGAAACACCGCTTAGTGTGCAAAGACTCTTGCCACGACTTCGTGATGTGGCGCAAACCGAGGTGATTATTGTGACATTGCCTGAAGCAACACCTGTTTTTGAAGCGCAGAGGTTACGTGAAGACTTAACCAGAGCAGGTATTCACAATAAATGGTGGGTCGTTAATCAGTGTTTATCCATGACCAATACTCAAAACCCCATGTTGATAGCAAGAGCTGTTGCTGAGTATCAATGGCTTGAAAAAGTAAAGAATATTAGTCAAGGGAATGTTGTAGCATTACCATGGCTTGAAAACGCATCTATCGAGAATATTAATCTTACATGTAAAGGTGAAAAATGA
- a CDS encoding DUF190 domain-containing protein — protein sequence MKGYQLVFSTLQNRQHHSGENLIEWFEKSAQSLGIQGITVVNASKGIGRDGKWHSASFF from the coding sequence ATGAAAGGGTATCAACTTGTCTTTTCCACCCTCCAAAATCGACAACACCACAGTGGGGAGAATTTGATTGAATGGTTTGAAAAAAGTGCCCAATCTTTGGGCATTCAAGGAATTACGGTTGTGAATGCTAGTAAAGGAATTGGACGAGATGGTAAATGGCACTCTGCCTCTTTTTTTTGA
- a CDS encoding arsenate reductase (azurin) large subunit: MYKKIIDNDGADEISHKTFDHGGGGGGFENTWGTGKLFHTAIGTASASIHNRPAYNSEVHSSREMGVGELNSSYYDTSISDTMVVIGCNPYECQTNLFNIHMQANLDGSSLANKKKEYDKGESASNGKIIFIDPRRQASITNAIAIAGKENVLHLQIKPGQDITLMNALVTYIIEQGWEAKEFIKNHTENFDAMYKVNKVSLEYASSITNISVADIKKAAEWIAKPKPSGHRPRNAIYYEKGIIWGIKNYEGVASIVNLALLTQSVGRVGTGVCRAGGHQEGYTRPEYTGPSRQNLAVIDTDIIEGKYLVYSIWGTNPFGQSIATQRLRNAVTKRSQIVKDAINGYHGNNLDELSDIIYNACKSGGLFVVDIDIYPTQSSERAHIVLPSATTMEMNLTSMSGERRMRLSEKVMDAPGSAKPDCLIAADIANALKAEYLKAGNKTMAKRFEGFEWKNEEDSFKDGFAGQGSKMASQGGPTGTLATYKLLRDAGNNGVQLPIVKVENGKLIGTRLNYADGKFGTKSGRATFLPTPQPAMPKQVAKQVKRYKYWVNSGRINEVWQSNYHTGRLEFTAKRWPMAPLEIHPNDAKELGVTSGDIVQLNNDYGSTRAIAIVTDAVRKGEVFGAFGFQNSIINDLCTDYVDPDTKIPFYKGTAANIVKVGRSEGLIKDMTFLERA; encoded by the coding sequence GTGTACAAAAAAATCATCGATAACGATGGCGCAGATGAAATTTCGCATAAAACCTTTGACCACGGTGGCGGTGGCGGTGGCTTTGAAAACACATGGGGTACAGGCAAGCTCTTTCACACGGCTATTGGCACCGCATCGGCTTCGATTCACAATCGCCCTGCGTATAACTCTGAAGTGCATTCAAGCCGTGAAATGGGCGTTGGTGAGCTTAATAGCAGTTATTATGACACGAGCATCTCCGATACGATGGTGGTCATTGGGTGTAATCCTTATGAGTGTCAAACCAACCTGTTCAACATTCATATGCAAGCCAATCTCGATGGCAGTAGCTTAGCGAACAAGAAAAAAGAGTATGACAAAGGCGAGAGCGCATCTAATGGCAAAATTATCTTCATTGATCCAAGACGCCAAGCTTCCATTACCAACGCTATTGCGATTGCAGGTAAAGAGAATGTACTTCATCTTCAAATCAAACCTGGTCAAGATATTACGCTCATGAACGCACTTGTAACGTACATCATAGAGCAAGGCTGGGAAGCTAAAGAATTCATCAAAAACCATACGGAAAACTTTGATGCGATGTATAAAGTCAATAAAGTTTCCCTAGAGTATGCCTCTTCTATCACAAACATTAGTGTCGCTGACATCAAAAAAGCGGCGGAATGGATCGCTAAACCAAAGCCAAGCGGTCACCGTCCTCGCAATGCAATTTACTATGAAAAAGGCATTATTTGGGGAATTAAAAACTACGAAGGTGTTGCGTCTATCGTCAACCTAGCCCTTTTAACCCAAAGCGTGGGTCGTGTTGGAACAGGTGTGTGTCGCGCAGGTGGTCACCAAGAAGGCTACACAAGACCTGAGTATACTGGCCCAAGCCGTCAAAATCTTGCGGTCATAGACACTGACATCATTGAGGGTAAATACCTTGTCTATTCTATTTGGGGAACCAATCCGTTTGGGCAGTCTATTGCGACACAACGCCTCCGAAATGCGGTGACAAAGAGAAGTCAAATTGTCAAAGATGCGATTAACGGTTATCATGGAAACAACCTTGATGAGCTCTCCGATATTATCTACAACGCGTGTAAATCAGGCGGTCTCTTCGTGGTCGATATAGACATCTACCCAACGCAATCGAGTGAGCGAGCGCACATTGTATTACCATCGGCTACAACGATGGAGATGAACCTCACGTCTATGAGTGGTGAGCGAAGAATGCGTCTGTCTGAAAAAGTTATGGATGCCCCTGGCAGTGCCAAGCCAGACTGTTTAATCGCAGCAGATATTGCCAATGCGCTTAAAGCTGAGTATCTTAAAGCTGGCAATAAAACCATGGCAAAACGCTTTGAAGGCTTTGAGTGGAAAAATGAAGAAGATTCATTTAAAGATGGTTTCGCAGGTCAAGGCTCTAAAATGGCAAGTCAAGGCGGACCAACAGGAACGCTTGCTACCTATAAACTCTTACGTGATGCGGGCAATAACGGCGTTCAACTTCCTATCGTTAAAGTCGAAAATGGCAAGCTTATTGGCACGCGTCTCAATTACGCTGATGGTAAGTTTGGTACGAAATCGGGTCGTGCGACGTTCTTACCAACACCACAACCCGCCATGCCAAAACAGGTCGCAAAACAGGTCAAACGCTACAAATACTGGGTCAATTCAGGACGTATCAATGAAGTATGGCAGTCAAACTACCACACAGGTCGCCTTGAATTTACCGCAAAACGATGGCCGATGGCTCCACTTGAAATTCACCCCAATGATGCTAAAGAGCTTGGCGTTACTAGTGGCGATATTGTTCAGCTGAATAACGATTATGGCTCCACACGAGCGATCGCGATTGTGACGGATGCGGTGCGTAAAGGCGAAGTTTTTGGTGCTTTTGGTTTCCAAAACTCTATCATCAACGACCTCTGTACAGACTATGTCGATCCTGATACCAAAATTCCTTTCTACAAAGGAACGGCGGCAAACATCGTTAAAGTTGGCCGAAGCGAAGGGCTTATCAAAGATATGACCTTCTTGGAACGTGCGTAA